One genomic region from Diabrotica undecimpunctata isolate CICGRU chromosome 9, icDiaUnde3, whole genome shotgun sequence encodes:
- the LOC140450657 gene encoding uncharacterized protein, which yields MEMLHVLGQPFSDTTIEDYQYHTYQPYTSNLNYNDEIRIPIQDLDAYILPCNSYIYIEGQMLTDKNQVPTKFQFINNGISYLFRELRYELNGVIIDSVRNIGLISTLKNYLSLNENQSKLLQNAGWFPKGDKLVIDNHGNFNVCIPLKIWSGFFEDFQKIIINMRQELVLIRDKDDIDAIIATDETEKPKIAINKLYWNVPHILPNINEQLRLNKIVRSNIELPIKFRSWELVEYPTLNNSTRHTWPVKTTTKLESPRHIVVAFHDGRKGKMLKDMSKFDHCNLTNIRMFLNSERYPYQDLNLDFDTNRFATLYEMFANFQESYYHIQTNQPIFSPEEFKKNAPIVHTDCSRQKEIIQSGSVVLRIEFETSKSVGNNVSAYCLILHEKEFSYNPLTKIVRQQ from the coding sequence atggaaatgtTACATGTATTGGGTCAACCTTTTAGCGATACAACTATTGAAGATTATCAGTATCACACTTATCAACCATATACatcaaatttaaactataatgaTGAAATTAGAATTCCTATCCAAGATCTAGACGCCTATATTTTACCATGTAACAGTTATATTTACATTGAAGGTCAAATGTTAACCGATAAAAATCAAGTTCCAACAAAATTTCAATTTATTAATAACGGTATATCATATTTATTTAGAGAATTAAGGTATGAGTTAAACGGTGTTATAATTGATTCTGTACGAAATATTGGTTTAATTTCGACTTTGAAAAATTATTTGTCTCTTAATGAAAATCAGAGTAAACTCTTACAAAATGCTGGATGGTTTCCAAAAGGTGATAAACTGGTAATTGATAACCATGGGAATTTTAACGTATGCATACCGTTAAAAATTTGGTCCGGATTTTTCgaagattttcaaaaaattataataaacatgaGACAAGAATTAGTCTTAATACGGGATAAAGATGATATTGATGCTATTATTGCTACAGATGaaacagaaaaaccaaaaatTGCAATTAATAAACTATATTGGAATGTACCTCATATTTTACCCAATATTAACGAACAATTGCGATTAAACAAAATAGTTCGTAGTAACATAGAACTACCTATTAAATTTAGAAGTTGGGAATTGGTTGAGTATCCCACTTTAAATAATTCAACACGTCATACTTGGCCAGTAAAAACAACTACAAAGCTAGAAAGTCCTCGACACATTGTAGTAGCTTTCCATGATGGTCGAAAAGGAAAAATGCTGAAAGATATGAGTAAATTTGATCACTGCAATCTAACAAATATCCGTATGTTTCTTAATTCGGAGCGATATCCTTATCAAGATCTCAACTTAGATTTTGACACCAACCGTTTTGCAACGTTGTATGAAATGTTTGCTAATTTCCAAGAATCTTATTATCATATTCAAACTAATCAACCAATATTCAGtccagaagaatttaaaaagaaTGCTCCTATAGTGCATACTGATTGTtcaagacaaaaagaaataattcaaagtGGCTCTGTTGTTTTGAGAATAGAATTTGAAACTAGTAAATCTGTAGGAAACAATGTTTCCGCTTATTGCTTAATATTGCATGAAAAAGAATTCTCTTACAATCCTTTAACTAAAATTGTGAGACAGCAATAA